Proteins found in one Bacteroidota bacterium genomic segment:
- a CDS encoding sigma-70 family RNA polymerase sigma factor, whose product MSDSSIIEGFLKGRTQDYTLVVSWIKDVVHARVWVSGIEPDDIISDTTNKLLVNLRSKLFRFESSLKTYVQKIARFTLIDAVRRNRNAPAHIPKESLEPTDGTNPHEIAVENEEAMIFRRILGSIDEKCRELWKMVFQDCLNYKEIARRLAISENAVKTRVFRCKETGIKLMKKMV is encoded by the coding sequence TTGTCGGATAGCTCCATCATTGAAGGCTTCCTCAAAGGGAGAACACAGGATTACACCTTGGTCGTCAGTTGGATCAAGGATGTGGTTCACGCGCGGGTATGGGTGTCTGGAATTGAGCCTGATGATATCATCTCCGATACGACCAATAAACTCCTTGTAAACCTCCGCTCAAAACTGTTTAGATTTGAGTCTTCCCTCAAGACCTACGTTCAGAAGATCGCAAGATTCACTCTCATCGACGCGGTTCGCAGAAACAGGAACGCGCCGGCACACATCCCGAAGGAAAGCCTGGAGCCGACTGATGGAACCAACCCCCACGAAATCGCCGTGGAAAATGAGGAAGCGATGATTTTCAGGAGAATTCTGGGCTCAATCGATGAGAAATGCAGGGAGCTTTGGAAGATGGTATTTCAGGATTGTCTCAACTACAAGGAGATCGCCCGGAGGTTGGCAATATCTGAAAACGCGGTGAAGACACGGGTGTTCCGCTGCAAAGAGACTGGAATCAAACTGATGAAGAAAATGGTTTGA
- a CDS encoding T9SS type A sorting domain-containing protein, translating to MKMLFSTMMFALVFANIARSQSIVQRWHVNDAGGGRSSGGGLLLFSSIGQNAVRAMSAGGQNLESGYIPGIRSGAGFTAVTQVQPEGGWNLLSLPVLTDDPRVRVLFPTALSSAFSYQGGYSKRDSLDNGSGYWIKFPDSTLVNLGGTTITQETVKVSKNWNLIGCPSYPVRISDITAVGTNIRSPYFGYSSASGYFVEDTLKPGSGYWLKTDTVGKLVLWTGSVLAVPAAPTKTGPAPGSMLTDLSQHGGGILTVQDALGFRRSLYFCSSSENSGLEQYELPPAAPSGMDVRYTDNRMMVLADPHDVKRVKIQIVAAEYPLTISWKSSVVLINAALLVDGEAYRIKGQGEAQVSTSESQVRLQLAPASSVRLPREFALSQNYPNPFNPTTRLSYAIPRDQHVSITVYNVLGQVMATVVDEFESAGYKSVEFDAGRLPSGTYFYRLRAGTFTDVRKMLLMR from the coding sequence ATGAAAATGCTTTTTTCAACTATGATGTTTGCTCTGGTCTTCGCAAACATAGCACGTTCACAATCGATTGTCCAGAGATGGCATGTCAATGACGCCGGAGGAGGAAGGTCAAGCGGGGGTGGATTGTTGTTATTCTCGTCCATCGGTCAAAACGCGGTTCGGGCAATGAGCGCCGGTGGACAAAACCTTGAAAGCGGATATATTCCGGGAATCCGTTCCGGAGCAGGGTTTACTGCGGTCACGCAAGTCCAGCCGGAAGGTGGATGGAATCTCCTCTCCCTGCCGGTGTTGACTGATGACCCACGGGTACGTGTGTTGTTTCCGACCGCTTTGTCTTCTGCCTTCTCGTATCAGGGAGGGTACAGCAAGCGGGACTCACTAGATAATGGGAGCGGGTATTGGATTAAATTTCCGGACTCTACACTCGTAAATCTGGGAGGTACGACCATTACGCAGGAGACCGTGAAGGTGAGCAAGAACTGGAATCTGATCGGATGCCCTTCCTATCCTGTACGCATTTCCGATATCACAGCCGTCGGTACGAATATCAGATCGCCCTACTTTGGATACTCCAGCGCATCAGGATATTTTGTCGAGGACACGCTGAAGCCCGGTTCCGGCTATTGGCTCAAGACTGACACTGTCGGCAAGCTCGTGTTATGGACGGGCTCGGTGTTGGCCGTACCGGCCGCTCCAACTAAGACCGGACCAGCACCGGGCAGTATGTTGACAGACCTTAGTCAACATGGCGGTGGAATTCTCACGGTACAAGACGCGCTCGGCTTCCGACGCTCCCTATATTTTTGCTCGTCGTCGGAGAATTCCGGTTTGGAGCAATACGAACTTCCTCCCGCGGCCCCTTCAGGTATGGATGTTAGATACACGGACAACCGGATGATGGTGTTAGCCGATCCTCATGATGTGAAACGTGTGAAGATTCAGATCGTTGCCGCGGAATACCCGCTTACGATTTCCTGGAAGTCATCTGTCGTCCTGATAAATGCCGCGCTCCTCGTCGACGGCGAAGCATATCGCATAAAGGGCCAGGGTGAAGCACAGGTCTCGACTTCGGAATCTCAAGTTCGACTGCAGCTCGCACCCGCTTCCTCCGTTCGCCTGCCGAGAGAATTTGCCTTATCCCAGAACTATCCCAATCCTTTCAATCCTACGACGCGTTTGTCCTACGCGATCCCACGAGACCAACACGTGTCGATAACGGTCTATAATGTCTTGGGTCAGGTCATGGCAACCGTCGTCGACGAATTCGAAAGCGCCGGATATAAGTCGGTTGAGTTCGATGCTGGAAGGCTTCCGAGCGGAACCTATTTCTATCGTCTGCGAGCGGGTACGTTCACCGATGTGAGAAAGATGCTGCTCATGAGATAA
- a CDS encoding CHAT domain-containing tetratricopeptide repeat protein, which yields MEKSLSWSFIGIVLVSLIGPSYSAQGQTWNELLKKSQVFRGLQSEPHALDSAIYYGQEALNAARSALGELDTNTAQISLHLGNCYFADRRFVAAESLLRQLVLTYHKTIGLENASGMAALNDLANLVDDLGRHDEGLRLTQQLLGIRIKVFGRNHVNVARSYTNLAVILIEAGRYVEAEPLLGRALKIHESLSPRMPWALAVTYTTLGSLFETEKRFSEAESLFVRASRLFAEVHGPRTNEVGMCVENIAECYFEQGRFEEAEPRFLAAIDIWHGIDSLNWWIPTALRRVAELRSATGKTSAVEGIYRRVIQLHNRELPADHPWMAEDLEGLANFYRNQKRYDEARVLYDQALSINRKKLSPTHDNFAICYGDLSTFYGMRGDWQHSRTYADSAYEIRWKNFKALSSGMSEYDALNYEALLRESADQSLTSYFKDLSSLATRQEEAAGVIFTIKGGLSEEVQTRNKRASQQVDSAHRSMLEAYRNVLRKISNSFIRHPDDDPTSSSSVELDSLTRLARVFESGLSGHVGGVGINLADQSLTARDLVRSMPMQGVLVEYLKFNYHGLDPKTSAPHYLVVVLDATGMPSIVDLGEAKKIDTEIAAYRNHFLQLATLKRPITAADQGECVKYSSRLYKLIWEPIVPKLKDGITLFISPDGGLNLVSFAGLTDAKGDYLIEGHGIHYLSAGRDLMRPRDRESSASGLIAFGDPDYDAPASIRVSDRSASAPLKFEGDTAAYSVRNVRSGCTSLGEMRVTRLTGTRMEVDSIVSYWTRDTRADAPLTFFGPDASEEHFMKYAPGRRVIHLSTHGYFLQGECSQNRTLPVDQQVFNENPLLQSGIFLAGANLHGEGADGPGAEDGILTALEVSTTELGGTDLVVLSACETGLGKVEQGEGVYGLRRAFQMAGAKTVVSSLWQVPDIQTMTFMKDLYAQRASTYPELMQKVMLKRINELRLRGMPTHPFSWAGFVATGDWRK from the coding sequence ATGGAGAAATCGTTGAGCTGGAGCTTCATAGGAATCGTTCTGGTGTCATTGATCGGTCCTTCATATTCAGCTCAAGGGCAGACATGGAACGAGTTACTCAAGAAATCCCAGGTTTTCCGCGGCCTACAGTCGGAACCTCATGCCTTGGATTCAGCAATCTATTATGGTCAGGAGGCGTTAAACGCCGCACGGAGTGCCCTCGGAGAATTGGATACGAATACAGCGCAGATCTCACTCCATCTAGGGAACTGTTACTTCGCCGACAGGAGGTTTGTTGCAGCGGAATCCCTATTGAGACAACTGGTTCTTACCTATCACAAGACTATTGGACTGGAGAATGCCAGTGGCATGGCCGCGCTGAATGATTTGGCGAACCTGGTCGACGATCTTGGACGGCATGATGAAGGGCTACGTTTAACTCAACAATTGCTCGGGATCAGGATCAAGGTGTTCGGTCGAAATCATGTCAATGTGGCAAGAAGCTATACCAATCTCGCAGTGATCCTGATCGAAGCAGGACGCTACGTCGAAGCTGAGCCATTGTTGGGAAGGGCCCTAAAGATACATGAAAGCTTATCCCCTCGCATGCCTTGGGCTCTCGCGGTTACTTACACAACGCTGGGCTCCCTCTTTGAAACCGAGAAACGTTTCAGCGAAGCGGAATCACTTTTTGTTCGGGCTTCTCGATTGTTTGCTGAGGTCCATGGCCCTCGCACGAATGAGGTCGGGATGTGCGTCGAGAACATCGCAGAATGTTATTTCGAGCAGGGGCGATTTGAGGAGGCTGAGCCTAGATTTCTTGCAGCGATCGATATTTGGCATGGTATTGATTCCCTCAATTGGTGGATTCCGACGGCTCTCAGACGTGTTGCCGAACTGCGCAGCGCAACCGGAAAGACATCGGCCGTCGAAGGGATTTACCGGCGGGTAATTCAACTTCACAATCGTGAATTGCCCGCAGATCATCCCTGGATGGCTGAGGATCTCGAGGGCCTGGCAAACTTCTATAGAAACCAGAAAAGATATGATGAGGCACGGGTTCTGTATGACCAAGCGCTTTCCATCAATCGGAAAAAGCTCTCCCCAACGCATGATAATTTCGCCATCTGTTATGGCGATTTGAGCACATTTTATGGAATGAGGGGGGACTGGCAACACTCAAGGACATATGCCGACAGCGCGTATGAGATTCGATGGAAAAACTTCAAAGCGCTGTCCTCCGGCATGTCCGAATATGATGCCTTGAACTATGAGGCATTATTAAGGGAATCTGCAGATCAGTCGCTTACATCATATTTCAAAGATCTGTCATCACTTGCGACCAGACAAGAGGAGGCGGCCGGGGTCATATTCACCATCAAGGGCGGTCTCTCCGAAGAAGTTCAGACTCGCAACAAACGAGCGAGCCAGCAAGTCGATTCGGCCCATCGCTCAATGCTGGAGGCGTACCGGAATGTCCTTCGGAAGATCTCCAACTCATTCATACGACATCCTGATGATGACCCCACATCATCATCGTCCGTCGAGCTCGACTCGTTGACCAGACTCGCCCGCGTGTTTGAATCCGGGCTTTCAGGTCACGTCGGGGGAGTCGGGATCAACCTGGCCGATCAGTCGCTAACCGCCAGGGACCTCGTGCGTAGCATGCCCATGCAGGGGGTCCTCGTTGAATACTTGAAATTCAACTATCATGGCTTGGATCCTAAGACCTCAGCGCCCCACTACCTGGTGGTGGTCCTCGATGCCACTGGGATGCCATCCATCGTTGATCTCGGTGAGGCGAAGAAAATTGATACGGAGATCGCCGCCTACCGGAATCATTTCTTGCAGCTTGCGACGCTCAAACGTCCGATCACAGCAGCGGATCAAGGCGAATGCGTGAAATATTCTTCCCGTCTCTATAAGCTCATCTGGGAGCCGATCGTCCCGAAACTCAAGGACGGAATAACGCTGTTCATCTCCCCTGATGGCGGCTTGAATCTCGTCTCCTTCGCCGGGCTGACGGATGCGAAGGGAGACTACCTGATTGAAGGACACGGAATCCATTATCTCTCAGCGGGGAGAGACTTGATGCGACCGAGGGATCGTGAGAGCTCTGCTTCCGGACTGATTGCATTCGGGGATCCGGATTACGACGCACCGGCGTCAATCCGAGTGTCAGATCGATCGGCATCCGCTCCGCTGAAGTTCGAGGGGGATACGGCGGCCTACAGTGTTCGCAATGTCCGCTCCGGGTGCACATCGCTAGGTGAGATGAGAGTCACCCGGTTGACCGGAACGCGCATGGAAGTTGATTCCATCGTATCCTATTGGACGCGAGATACGCGCGCGGACGCTCCGCTCACTTTTTTCGGACCTGATGCGAGCGAAGAGCATTTTATGAAGTACGCTCCTGGCAGGAGGGTTATCCATCTCTCTACCCACGGCTATTTTCTGCAAGGCGAATGTTCTCAGAACAGGACTCTACCTGTCGATCAGCAAGTATTTAATGAAAACCCTCTCCTTCAATCCGGCATATTCCTCGCGGGCGCGAACCTGCATGGCGAGGGAGCAGATGGTCCTGGCGCAGAAGACGGCATCCTGACGGCACTTGAGGTTTCCACGACGGAACTCGGTGGCACCGATCTTGTTGTGCTCTCCGCGTGCGAGACAGGCCTTGGGAAAGTAGAGCAGGGCGAGGGTGTCTATGGTTTGAGGCGCGCCTTCCAGATGGCGGGGGCTAAAACGGTTGTCAGCTCCCTTTGGCAGGTTCCTGATATCCAGACGATGACGTTCATGAAGGATTTGTATGCCCAGAGGGCATCCACGTACCCTGAGCTGATGCAAAAAGTCATGCTGAAGCGAATTAATGAGCTGCGTCTTCGCGGCATGCCGACCCATCCATTCTCGTGGGCCGGCTTTGTCGCGACGGGGGATTGGAGAAAATGA
- a CDS encoding T9SS type A sorting domain-containing protein, which translates to MKFLKTTLLIVGGLFAIDGNHSASGQTNFWEKADGVTGWVYSFASRGDGRVYTTSTEGAFKSSDNGLHWSRINPGGTDFIQIAVTPSGSLLLSRAEPFALLRSTDDGISWDSIYAGERRGGLIAVNAAGHIFFSGFRSIYRSTDGGASWLRITVRMPVSTMITTMACDAVSQRIWAASMDEGGVYFVAPGRLAAVRKIIGRGNGRSWHVWSDQVQGVFAFPYNSSAASTLNLYRLTSSRIRAWKKISEIHTAGICGPGVSSFAADGAGNFYLGSCANGVLQSKDRGSTWQELRSGLAPSESSYPPIISSVGVTPDGHLLAGTLDGLFRSTTAYPATQRPPEGLAGNSQPAEFALRQNYPNPFNPTTTIEFELATRALVSVKIYNTLGQEVAAAVDGEEFGDGQNEVEFDGTNLPSGIYFFKLFAHDIGTGELMFQNVRKMSLIK; encoded by the coding sequence ATGAAATTCTTGAAGACCACTCTCCTGATCGTTGGTGGCTTATTCGCAATAGACGGTAATCATAGCGCCTCCGGACAGACGAACTTCTGGGAGAAAGCGGACGGTGTGACTGGGTGGGTCTACTCGTTTGCATCGCGGGGAGACGGCAGAGTCTATACGACCTCCACTGAAGGGGCGTTCAAGTCTTCGGATAACGGACTCCACTGGTCTCGCATCAATCCCGGGGGCACGGACTTCATTCAAATCGCAGTCACTCCCTCCGGTTCGCTTCTCCTTTCGAGAGCTGAGCCGTTCGCCCTCCTCCGATCCACCGATGACGGCATAAGTTGGGACTCCATTTATGCCGGGGAGCGGAGAGGCGGGCTCATCGCGGTCAACGCCGCGGGTCATATCTTCTTCAGCGGGTTCCGTTCCATCTACAGATCCACCGACGGCGGCGCTTCGTGGCTGAGAATTACCGTACGGATGCCGGTCTCCACGATGATTACGACGATGGCTTGCGACGCCGTGAGTCAGCGGATCTGGGCGGCAAGCATGGATGAGGGCGGTGTCTATTTTGTAGCGCCCGGAAGGCTGGCCGCTGTTAGAAAAATTATCGGCCGGGGAAACGGCCGTTCCTGGCACGTGTGGTCGGATCAGGTGCAAGGTGTGTTTGCGTTTCCGTACAACTCCAGCGCGGCGTCCACACTGAACCTGTACCGGCTCACAAGTTCACGAATCAGAGCGTGGAAAAAAATTTCGGAGATTCACACCGCGGGTATCTGCGGCCCCGGAGTTTCGTCCTTCGCGGCCGACGGCGCGGGGAATTTTTATCTCGGCTCCTGCGCCAACGGTGTGCTTCAGTCGAAAGACCGGGGATCGACATGGCAAGAACTTCGGAGCGGACTGGCGCCCAGTGAATCCTCCTATCCTCCGATCATTTCTTCTGTGGGAGTGACGCCGGACGGGCATCTATTGGCGGGCACGCTCGACGGCTTGTTCCGGAGCACGACGGCGTACCCCGCGACACAACGTCCGCCTGAAGGCCTGGCGGGCAATTCTCAACCCGCCGAGTTCGCCCTCCGGCAGAATTATCCCAACCCCTTTAACCCGACCACAACCATCGAGTTCGAGCTTGCCACAAGGGCGCTCGTATCGGTGAAAATCTACAATACCCTCGGGCAGGAGGTCGCCGCAGCGGTCGACGGAGAGGAGTTCGGGGATGGCCAGAACGAGGTGGAGTTCGACGGCACGAACCTCCCCTCGGGCATCTATTTCTTCAAGCTCTTCGCGCACGACATTGGGACTGGTGAGCTGATGTTCCAGAACGTGAGAAAGATGTCTTTGATCAAGTAA
- a CDS encoding ribose-phosphate pyrophosphokinase, with amino-acid sequence MPELKLFAGRSNPRLAERIAKLVGQPLGQVQIRNFSDGEIWVKFTENVRGSDVFIIQSTNPPADHLMELLIMVDAARRASARKVTAVIPYFGYARQDRKDQPRVSITAKLVANLMTEAGVDRVITMDLHAPQIQGFFDIPVDHLYSSALYTSFFLKKKMRDLTVVSPDVGGIKMARAFAKRLGGDLILIDKRRPKPNQAEVMNIIGEVKGRNILIVDDLIDTGGTFVAAASALRKAGAKEIYGACTHAILSGNSTSRIAAAPVSRLFVTDTIALDSKISRSKTINVLSVADIFAHAIKRGFKNQSISSLFDVDKG; translated from the coding sequence ATGCCTGAACTGAAACTCTTTGCCGGCCGGTCGAATCCGCGGCTCGCTGAACGGATCGCGAAGCTTGTCGGCCAGCCGTTGGGTCAGGTCCAGATCCGGAATTTCAGCGACGGCGAGATCTGGGTCAAGTTCACCGAGAACGTCCGTGGAAGCGACGTTTTCATCATCCAGTCCACGAATCCGCCCGCGGACCATCTGATGGAGCTGCTCATCATGGTGGACGCCGCGAGAAGGGCCTCGGCCCGGAAAGTCACGGCGGTGATCCCGTACTTCGGATACGCGCGGCAGGACAGGAAAGACCAGCCGAGAGTTTCGATCACGGCAAAACTGGTCGCAAACCTGATGACGGAAGCCGGCGTCGACAGGGTGATCACGATGGACCTGCACGCGCCCCAGATTCAGGGATTCTTTGACATACCGGTCGACCACCTCTACTCGTCGGCGCTCTACACGTCGTTCTTCCTGAAGAAGAAGATGCGGGACCTGACGGTGGTTTCCCCCGATGTCGGGGGGATCAAGATGGCCCGCGCGTTCGCGAAGCGGCTCGGCGGGGACCTCATCCTGATCGACAAGCGCCGCCCGAAACCGAACCAGGCGGAAGTCATGAACATCATCGGCGAAGTGAAAGGGAGAAACATCCTGATCGTCGACGACCTCATCGACACCGGCGGCACGTTCGTCGCGGCGGCAAGTGCGCTCCGCAAGGCGGGAGCGAAAGAAATTTACGGAGCCTGCACCCACGCGATCCTCTCGGGAAACTCGACCTCCCGGATCGCGGCCGCGCCCGTTTCGCGCCTGTTCGTGACCGACACGATCGCGCTCGATTCAAAGATTTCCCGGTCGAAGACCATCAACGTGCTTTCGGTCGCCGACATATTCGCACACGCGATTAAACGCGGTTTCAAAAATCAATCCATCAGTTCCTTATTCGACGTCGATAAAGGATAG
- a CDS encoding 50S ribosomal protein L25, producing the protein MREILLEAEVRTQLGKHTRAIRRQGKVPGVFYIHGEDTIPITVVEKSLKPLIFTAETHIVNLKLADGTNKSCILRDIQFDPVTDRPIHFDLQGLRQDEEITIEVPVIVGGGTPVGVRDGGVLQQIIHKLKISCLPKHIPDHIEVNPENLKINHFIHVRDVKIENVTILENEGGTIVGVVPPTVEKEATPATAAVEEAVEPEVISKGKKVEEGEEGEEGAEKKGEAGGKKGEAGAKKAEGAAPAGKEEKKKEEKKK; encoded by the coding sequence ATGCGTGAAATTCTATTGGAAGCGGAAGTCAGAACCCAGCTCGGAAAACACACCCGCGCAATCAGGCGCCAGGGGAAGGTCCCGGGCGTCTTCTACATCCACGGTGAGGATACCATTCCCATCACGGTGGTCGAGAAAAGCCTCAAGCCGCTGATTTTCACGGCGGAGACTCATATCGTCAACCTGAAACTGGCCGACGGGACGAACAAGAGCTGCATCCTGCGCGATATCCAGTTCGATCCCGTGACCGACCGGCCGATCCATTTCGACCTGCAGGGGCTCAGGCAGGACGAGGAAATCACGATCGAAGTTCCTGTGATCGTCGGGGGCGGGACCCCGGTCGGCGTCCGCGACGGCGGCGTCCTCCAGCAGATCATCCATAAGCTCAAGATCTCGTGCCTCCCGAAGCACATCCCGGACCACATCGAGGTGAACCCGGAAAATTTGAAAATCAACCACTTCATCCACGTCCGGGACGTGAAGATCGAGAACGTCACGATCCTCGAGAACGAGGGCGGCACGATCGTCGGCGTCGTTCCTCCGACCGTCGAGAAGGAAGCCACCCCCGCGACGGCGGCAGTCGAGGAAGCCGTCGAGCCCGAGGTGATCAGCAAGGGCAAGAAGGTCGAAGAAGGCGAAGAGGGCGAGGAAGGCGCGGAGAAGAAGGGCGAGGCGGGCGGAAAGAAGGGCGAGGCCGGGGCGAAGAAGGCCGAAGGCGCAGCACCCGCCGGCAAGGAAGAAAAGAAGAAGGAAGAGAAGAAAAAGTAG
- the pth gene encoding aminoacyl-tRNA hydrolase, which produces MRALVGLGNPGSQYDGTRHNIGFEVVDALALALKVRLKIRRSGGESNYRSAAGVIGAESVLLVQPLTYMNNSGEAVREIVGQFGLGLQDLLVIVDDFHLPLGSIRLRRGGSDGGHNGLFSIIEQLQSDDFPRLRCGIGGDSMPPDKSELAQYVLSPFEKRELDAVRALTLRARDAAVVAVAEGLDVAINRFNRTI; this is translated from the coding sequence GTGCGCGCCCTGGTGGGTCTCGGCAATCCCGGTTCGCAGTACGACGGTACGAGACACAATATCGGTTTTGAGGTCGTCGACGCGCTCGCGCTCGCGCTGAAGGTCCGCCTGAAGATCCGCCGAAGCGGCGGCGAGAGCAACTACCGCTCCGCGGCGGGGGTGATCGGAGCGGAAAGCGTGCTCCTGGTGCAACCCCTGACGTACATGAACAACTCGGGCGAGGCGGTCCGGGAGATTGTCGGCCAGTTCGGGCTCGGGTTGCAGGACCTCCTGGTGATCGTCGATGACTTTCATCTCCCGCTCGGCTCGATCCGGCTCCGGCGCGGGGGAAGCGACGGAGGGCACAACGGCCTTTTCTCGATCATCGAGCAGCTGCAGTCGGACGATTTTCCCCGGCTCCGGTGCGGGATCGGCGGCGATTCGATGCCGCCCGACAAGAGCGAACTCGCGCAGTATGTTCTCTCCCCGTTCGAGAAGCGGGAGCTCGACGCGGTTCGCGCGCTCACGCTGAGGGCCCGGGACGCGGCGGTCGTCGCAGTGGCCGAGGGCCTTGACGTCGCGATCAACCGCTTTAACAGAACAATTTGA
- the rpsF gene encoding 30S ribosomal protein S6, giving the protein MEPRKRLYETTFIVNASLEDTQIEGAITHIQEVITRNGGEITAVNRWGRKRLAYTIQKKNNGFYANLEFLGTEPVIAQLQRTFQLDQNFLRYLTIQIDKLSLKARALAPPPPPAAVAPPPPPPPAAPAPAAAAPAAQPAAAEAAPAAPSEPEKKPLFDDEPGEKSSPKAS; this is encoded by the coding sequence ATGGAACCACGCAAGCGTCTCTACGAAACAACCTTCATCGTCAACGCCTCCCTCGAGGATACGCAGATCGAGGGGGCAATCACCCACATCCAGGAGGTCATCACCCGCAACGGCGGCGAAATCACCGCCGTCAACCGTTGGGGGAGAAAGCGGCTCGCCTACACGATCCAGAAGAAGAACAACGGGTTCTATGCGAACCTCGAGTTCCTCGGAACGGAGCCGGTGATCGCCCAGCTCCAGCGCACGTTTCAGCTGGACCAGAACTTCCTGCGGTACCTCACCATCCAGATCGACAAGCTCTCGTTGAAAGCCCGGGCGCTGGCTCCTCCTCCGCCTCCCGCGGCGGTCGCGCCTCCTCCCCCCCCTCCTCCTGCTGCTCCGGCCCCCGCCGCAGCGGCTCCCGCAGCCCAGCCGGCCGCGGCCGAAGCGGCGCCTGCAGCGCCGTCCGAACCGGAGAAGAAACCCCTGTTCGACGACGAGCCGGGAGAAAAAAGTTCGCCAAAAGCCTCGTGA
- a CDS encoding single-stranded DNA-binding protein has product MADLKMPELNYIIIAGNLTKDPVFRQTTNGTPVVNFSIASNRKYRDANNQWQEDVCYIGIVAWNKLAESCTNRLKKGSAVLIDGEIQSHLFKTDDGFNRNIVEIKARRIQFLNKRPVAADASHPCPPAHTHEEEFSTAEDDSFDKFLTNEESHLLKDQPTTQSQGR; this is encoded by the coding sequence ATGGCCGACTTGAAAATGCCTGAACTCAATTACATCATCATCGCGGGAAATCTCACGAAAGACCCGGTGTTCCGGCAGACGACGAACGGAACGCCGGTCGTGAATTTTTCGATCGCTTCGAACCGGAAGTACCGCGATGCGAACAACCAGTGGCAGGAGGACGTCTGTTACATCGGCATCGTCGCCTGGAACAAGCTGGCGGAAAGCTGCACAAACCGGCTGAAGAAAGGGAGCGCCGTCCTGATCGACGGAGAAATCCAGAGCCATCTGTTCAAGACGGACGACGGGTTCAACCGGAACATCGTCGAGATCAAGGCGCGCCGCATTCAGTTCCTCAACAAGCGGCCCGTGGCGGCCGACGCTTCGCACCCGTGCCCTCCCGCGCACACGCACGAGGAGGAATTTTCGACCGCAGAGGATGATTCCTTCGACAAATTCCTTACCAACGAGGAATCGCACCTCCTCAAGGACCAACCAACGACTCAGTCACAGGGAAGATAA
- the rpsR gene encoding 30S ribosomal protein S18 translates to MPKPDQQIRKHRVCRFCENDEIYIDYKDEKRLIRFVSEQGKIIPKRITGTCAGHQRQLVKAIKRARHLAMLPFVSETIR, encoded by the coding sequence ATGCCTAAACCAGATCAACAAATCAGAAAACACCGCGTCTGCCGGTTTTGCGAAAACGATGAAATCTACATCGATTACAAGGATGAAAAAAGGCTGATACGGTTCGTCTCCGAGCAGGGGAAGATTATTCCCAAGAGGATCACCGGCACATGCGCCGGGCATCAGCGTCAATTGGTGAAGGCGATCAAGCGCGCCCGCCATCTCGCGATGCTGCCGTTCGTCTCGGAAACGATCCGGTAG
- the rplI gene encoding 50S ribosomal protein L9 produces the protein MKIILRQDFEKLGKLGDIVEVKDGYARNYLLPRRIGYIATKGSLKTLEEEKKQHVDRKKKEVHQAEKLAADLEKISVTLKVKVGEDEKLFGSVTNQMVADALKEQGIVIDKRSVELEEPIKALGIYTVDVRLLAGVTGKVKVWVVRE, from the coding sequence ATGAAGATCATTTTGCGTCAGGATTTTGAAAAACTCGGGAAACTCGGCGACATCGTCGAGGTGAAGGACGGGTACGCCCGCAACTATCTCCTCCCCCGCCGGATCGGCTATATCGCGACGAAAGGGAGCCTGAAGACCCTCGAAGAGGAGAAGAAGCAGCACGTCGACCGGAAAAAGAAGGAGGTCCACCAGGCGGAAAAGCTGGCGGCGGACCTCGAGAAGATCTCGGTGACGTTGAAGGTGAAGGTGGGAGAAGATGAGAAGCTCTTCGGATCGGTCACGAACCAGATGGTGGCCGACGCGTTGAAGGAACAGGGCATCGTCATCGACAAGCGCTCGGTCGAGCTGGAAGAGCCGATCAAGGCGCTCGGGATCTACACCGTCGACGTCCGGCTTCTCGCCGGGGTGACGGGAAAAGTGAAGGTGTGGGTGGTGAGGGAATAA